A stretch of the Synechocystis sp. PCC 7338 genome encodes the following:
- a CDS encoding DUF3146 family protein, which produces MPQTKAHLRVTTHSWPGGFLAGEVRAGDYEWQFHWNFRGGKLRVQPSLGRSLIFEPLGRFLERTDYQLEPGGDYEFILRSQL; this is translated from the coding sequence ATGCCTCAAACTAAAGCCCACCTGAGAGTGACTACCCATTCCTGGCCCGGAGGTTTTCTGGCGGGGGAAGTGCGGGCTGGAGACTATGAGTGGCAATTTCACTGGAATTTTCGGGGGGGGAAATTGCGAGTACAGCCTTCCCTCGGGCGATCGCTCATTTTTGAGCCCCTGGGACGTTTTTTGGAACGCACTGATTATCAATTGGAACCAGGGGGTGATTATGAATTCATTCTCCGCAGTCAGCTTTAG
- a CDS encoding TIGR00300 family protein: protein MADDIRILMCPPDHYDVDYVINPWMEGNIHKSSQERAVEQWKKLHQTIKECAIVDLVKPAKGWPDMVFTANAGLVLGKNVVLSRFYHKERQGEEPYFKAWFEENGFTVYELPQDLPFEGAGDALFDREGRWLWAGYGFRSELDSHPYIAKWLDTEVVSLRLIDERFYHLDTCFCPLSGGYLLYYPPAFDAYSNRVIEMRIPPEKRIIVEELDAVNFACNAVNVNDIIIMNLVSRTLKDKLAEAGFTVRETPLTEFLKAGGAAKCLTLRVTEPILEDVHANVSIESRVIRMEGHLLDAGILNQALDLVVENSGSFRVLNFNLGVERNSTSSAEVRVSAPSHQIMEEIMTELIDLGAVPPPQELCDINTETVTQWGVAPDDFYVSTIYPTEVRVNCEWVQVTGQRMDAAIVVTSNPPSARCVLLRDLQVGDRVMVGVEGIRTIKKVESHDGGARKENKEFAFMAAGVSSERRVELLVEQIAWEMRQIRDQGGKIVVTAGPVVIHTGGAQHLSHLVREGYVHALLGGNAIAVHDIEQATMGTSLGVDMQRGIPVRGGHRHHLKIINTVRRYGGIRQAVEAGFITKGVMYECVKNNIPYCLAGSIRDDGPLPDTEMDLVKAQGCYSEMIRGADMILMLSSMLHSIGVGNMTPSGVKMVCVDINPAVVTKLSDRGSVESVGVVTDVGLFLSLLVRQLQQLTRPYSLNETF from the coding sequence ATGGCTGACGATATTCGCATTTTGATGTGCCCCCCCGACCACTACGACGTGGACTACGTAATTAATCCTTGGATGGAGGGCAATATCCACAAATCCTCCCAGGAGCGGGCCGTAGAGCAATGGAAAAAACTACACCAGACCATCAAAGAATGCGCCATTGTAGATTTGGTGAAGCCGGCAAAGGGTTGGCCTGATATGGTTTTCACCGCCAATGCAGGCTTAGTATTGGGGAAAAATGTAGTACTCAGCCGTTTTTATCACAAGGAGCGCCAGGGGGAAGAACCCTATTTCAAAGCTTGGTTTGAAGAAAATGGTTTCACCGTTTATGAACTTCCCCAGGATTTACCCTTTGAAGGGGCTGGAGATGCCCTGTTTGACCGGGAAGGCCGTTGGTTATGGGCCGGGTACGGTTTCCGCTCCGAACTGGATTCCCATCCCTACATTGCCAAATGGCTGGATACGGAAGTCGTCTCCCTGCGGTTAATTGACGAGCGTTTCTATCACCTAGACACCTGTTTTTGCCCCCTGAGTGGTGGTTATTTGCTCTATTACCCCCCTGCCTTTGACGCCTATTCCAACCGGGTAATTGAAATGCGGATTCCCCCGGAAAAGCGGATTATTGTTGAAGAGCTAGATGCGGTTAATTTTGCTTGCAATGCAGTCAATGTTAACGACATCATCATCATGAATTTGGTCAGTCGAACCCTAAAGGATAAGTTGGCGGAGGCCGGCTTCACGGTGCGGGAAACTCCCCTGACGGAATTTTTGAAAGCGGGGGGAGCCGCAAAATGTCTGACCCTGCGGGTAACGGAGCCTATTCTGGAAGATGTCCATGCCAACGTTTCCATTGAAAGTCGGGTAATTCGCATGGAAGGCCATTTGCTCGATGCCGGCATCCTCAACCAAGCTCTGGATTTAGTGGTGGAAAACAGCGGTAGTTTCCGGGTGTTGAACTTCAATTTGGGGGTAGAGCGCAACAGTACCTCCAGCGCGGAAGTCAGGGTTTCGGCCCCCTCCCACCAGATTATGGAAGAGATCATGACCGAACTGATTGATCTCGGCGCAGTGCCGCCTCCCCAGGAACTCTGTGATATCAACACCGAAACGGTAACCCAATGGGGGGTCGCTCCGGATGATTTCTATGTCAGCACCATTTATCCCACGGAGGTACGGGTTAATTGCGAATGGGTCCAGGTGACAGGACAACGGATGGATGCGGCCATTGTGGTCACTAGCAATCCCCCTTCGGCCCGCTGTGTCCTTCTTCGGGATCTCCAGGTCGGCGATCGGGTCATGGTGGGGGTCGAGGGTATCCGTACCATCAAAAAAGTGGAATCCCATGACGGCGGAGCCCGCAAAGAAAATAAAGAGTTTGCCTTTATGGCGGCGGGGGTTTCCAGCGAGCGTCGGGTAGAACTTTTGGTAGAACAAATTGCCTGGGAAATGCGGCAAATCCGGGATCAGGGAGGCAAAATTGTTGTCACTGCGGGGCCTGTGGTGATCCATACCGGCGGAGCCCAACACCTTTCCCATCTGGTGCGGGAGGGCTATGTCCATGCCCTGCTGGGGGGCAATGCGATCGCCGTCCATGACATTGAGCAGGCCACCATGGGTACGTCCCTGGGAGTGGATATGCAACGGGGCATCCCAGTGCGGGGGGGGCACCGTCACCATCTGAAAATCATTAACACTGTGCGACGCTACGGTGGTATTCGTCAGGCGGTGGAAGCGGGGTTTATCACCAAGGGGGTGATGTATGAATGCGTTAAAAACAACATTCCCTATTGTTTAGCCGGCTCCATTCGGGATGATGGCCCCCTGCCCGATACGGAAATGGATTTGGTTAAGGCCCAGGGTTGCTACAGTGAAATGATCCGGGGTGCAGATATGATTTTGATGTTATCAAGCATGCTGCACTCCATTGGCGTGGGCAATATGACTCCTTCGGGAGTGAAAATGGTCTGTGTGGACATCAATCCCGCTGTGGTAACTAAGCTCAGCGACCGGGGCTCGGTGGAATCCGTCGGAGTAGTCACCGATGTGGGTTTATTCCTCAGTCTTCTGGTGCGACAACTGCAACAACTCACCAGACCCTATAGCCTGAACGAAACCTTTTAA
- the murC gene encoding UDP-N-acetylmuramate--L-alanine ligase: MRSVAVGAVDFSGRPFHFLGIGGIGMSALAYVLAKRHLPVSGSDLRRTHITDRLESVGAKIFQEQVPENLDYFQSLQVNPAVALPTGSSGASLTLEQIAESASNGVNGNGRYQTHCLPQVVCSTAINEGNLEYQGAIAKNCPIYHRSDILAAMIAESRGIGVAGTHGKTTTSSLIGYVLKEAGLDPTIVVGGEVDAWQGNAYLGSGEYLVAEVDESDGSLTKHHPEIGIVTNIELDHPDHYSTLAEVVEIFHSFESHCQTLIGCLDCDVVRQHLSPSITYSLENRPEADYQARQIKRQAHGNEVEVWERGVCLGTMTVTLPGDHNISNALAAVAVGRLLDLDFPVIAQAIANFNGAKRRFECKGYCNGITFIDDYAHHPSELLATLAAARQKVTHGKYERVVAIFQPHRYSRTHTFMAEFATAFKDADLVVLTDIYSAGEQNPHNVQGEDLAKAVGQYHSHVVYQPQLTELREFLPKVLKSGDLALFLGAGNLNQQIAPVLAACA; encoded by the coding sequence GTGAGGAGCGTTGCTGTGGGTGCTGTGGATTTTAGTGGTCGTCCCTTCCATTTTTTAGGAATTGGGGGCATTGGTATGTCGGCTCTGGCCTACGTCCTCGCAAAACGCCATCTCCCTGTGTCGGGCTCCGATCTGCGCCGTACCCATATTACCGATCGCCTGGAGTCGGTGGGGGCAAAAATCTTCCAAGAACAGGTTCCGGAAAATTTAGACTATTTTCAATCCCTGCAAGTTAACCCGGCGGTGGCTTTGCCCACTGGTTCCTCCGGGGCAAGTTTGACCCTAGAGCAGATCGCCGAATCAGCCAGTAACGGCGTCAACGGCAATGGCCGCTACCAAACCCATTGTCTGCCCCAGGTGGTGTGCTCCACTGCCATTAATGAAGGCAATTTGGAATACCAAGGGGCGATCGCCAAAAATTGTCCCATCTATCACCGCTCCGATATTTTGGCAGCTATGATTGCGGAATCCCGGGGCATTGGGGTGGCGGGTACCCATGGCAAAACCACCACCAGTAGCTTAATTGGCTATGTGTTAAAGGAAGCTGGACTGGACCCCACCATTGTGGTGGGCGGTGAGGTGGATGCTTGGCAGGGTAATGCCTACCTTGGTTCAGGGGAATATTTGGTGGCGGAAGTGGACGAGTCCGATGGCTCCTTGACTAAACACCATCCAGAGATCGGTATTGTTACCAACATCGAATTAGACCATCCCGACCATTACTCCACCTTGGCCGAGGTTGTGGAAATTTTTCATAGTTTTGAGTCCCATTGCCAAACCCTGATCGGTTGTCTCGATTGTGACGTAGTACGACAACACCTTTCCCCTAGCATCACCTACAGTCTGGAAAATCGCCCTGAAGCGGATTACCAAGCCCGGCAAATTAAGCGTCAAGCCCATGGTAACGAGGTAGAAGTGTGGGAACGGGGAGTCTGTTTGGGTACCATGACTGTGACTTTGCCGGGGGACCATAATATTAGTAATGCCTTGGCCGCAGTGGCGGTGGGCCGTTTACTAGACTTAGATTTTCCTGTTATTGCCCAGGCGATCGCCAACTTTAATGGGGCCAAACGTCGCTTTGAGTGCAAAGGTTATTGCAATGGAATTACCTTCATTGACGACTATGCTCACCATCCCAGTGAACTACTGGCAACCCTGGCCGCCGCCCGACAAAAGGTAACCCACGGAAAATATGAACGGGTAGTGGCCATTTTCCAGCCCCATCGCTACAGCCGGACCCACACCTTTATGGCGGAATTTGCCACTGCCTTTAAGGATGCAGATTTGGTGGTCTTAACCGATATTTATAGTGCCGGGGAACAGAATCCCCACAACGTCCAGGGGGAAGATTTGGCTAAGGCCGTAGGACAATACCATAGCCATGTGGTTTACCAGCCCCAATTGACGGAATTGAGGGAATTTTTGCCTAAAGTTCTAAAAAGTGGTGATTTGGCACTATTTTTGGGGGCGGGCAACCTCAATCAGCAGATTGCACCAGTGTTAGCCGCCTGTGCCTAG
- the bfr gene encoding bacterioferritin, translating to MKGKPAVLAQLHKLLRGELAARDQYFIHSRMYQDWGLEKLYDRINHEMQDETAHASLLIERILFLEDTPDLSQQDPIRVGKTVPEMLQYDLDYEYQVIANLKEAMAVCEQEQDYQSRDLLLKILADTEEDHAYWLEKQLGLIEKIGLQNYLQSQMS from the coding sequence ATGAAAGGTAAACCCGCCGTCCTCGCCCAACTCCATAAGCTACTGCGTGGGGAGTTAGCCGCTAGGGATCAGTATTTCATCCATTCCCGTATGTATCAGGATTGGGGTTTGGAAAAGCTCTATGACCGGATTAACCACGAAATGCAGGATGAAACGGCCCATGCCAGCCTGTTAATTGAGCGCATTCTCTTTTTGGAAGATACCCCAGACCTTTCCCAACAGGATCCAATCCGGGTGGGGAAAACGGTACCGGAAATGTTGCAATACGACCTGGATTATGAGTATCAAGTCATTGCCAACCTGAAGGAAGCAATGGCGGTATGTGAACAGGAACAAGACTATCAAAGTCGGGATCTGTTGCTGAAAATCCTAGCAGATACGGAGGAAGACCATGCCTATTGGTTGGAAAAACAGTTGGGACTCATTGAAAAAATTGGTCTCCAAAATTATTTGCAATCTCAAATGAGCTAG
- the recR gene encoding recombination mediator RecR produces MSLAPGGLGAIYTPPLARLIEQLQRLPSVGPKTAQRLALHLLKRPDAEVENLAQAILDAKKRVGQCRVCFHLSAEPVCDICRHPQRDNSVICVVSDPRDVIALEKTREFRGKYHVLGGVISPMDGIGPEQLTIQPLLHRVSQPEIAEVILAISPSVEGETTTLYLGKLLQPFTKVTRIAFGLPMGGDLEYADEVTLARALEGRREL; encoded by the coding sequence ATTTCCCTCGCACCAGGAGGTCTTGGCGCCATTTACACTCCTCCCCTAGCCCGTCTCATTGAACAATTGCAACGGCTTCCCAGTGTGGGGCCTAAAACGGCCCAACGTCTTGCCCTACACCTCCTCAAGCGCCCCGATGCGGAGGTAGAAAACTTAGCCCAAGCCATTCTCGACGCTAAAAAACGGGTGGGGCAGTGCCGGGTGTGCTTCCATTTATCCGCTGAGCCCGTCTGTGACATTTGTCGCCATCCCCAACGGGATAACAGCGTTATCTGTGTGGTCAGTGATCCCAGGGATGTGATTGCGTTGGAAAAAACCAGGGAATTTCGGGGCAAGTACCATGTGTTAGGCGGGGTAATTTCCCCCATGGACGGCATCGGCCCAGAGCAGTTGACCATTCAACCCCTATTACATCGGGTTAGTCAGCCGGAAATTGCCGAGGTGATTTTAGCCATTAGTCCCAGCGTGGAAGGGGAAACCACCACTTTATATCTCGGTAAATTACTCCAACCCTTTACCAAAGTTACCCGCATTGCCTTTGGTTTACCCATGGGGGGAGATTTGGAATATGCCGATGAGGTTACCCTGGCTCGGGCCCTAGAAGGACGACGGGAACTTTAG
- a CDS encoding GTPase family protein, with the protein MLRAPMAIANVRLRPWQGVVLVLPIAGVITFLLVAASWQINAWHLNWIWAVVVLVFLGWRWLLVRWTAPLAAPNGEASFPAVSLGAPTTDVTVEKIEQALNKILQASRQDVPVWQDWPLFWQRCQQVVTAVAQTYYPEVKYPLLNIYVPDAYGLIRGTVDDMDRWVANLSPTLNQVSLAQVYQSYEVYQKLEPSLKKIWQVWYWGQWVLNPVAAAARLASQQSSQQATQQLLVNLSQQLREATLRTLCRQAIALYNPVSGNLPDNFASGGNPVPGLVKAKSQTLQNILSQGQSPQEVEQQPVNILLVGRTGAGKSSLINALFQTNLAVTDLLPSTTEITKYEWQTKDGQTLFLWDSPGYEQGQQSDLRQLVLDYAQRADVILLLNPALDPALQMDADFVKDVQTLAGERPLILLVTQVDRLRPVRQWQPPYDWRSGDQAKEKSIREAVQYRVEQLGQYCEQILPIVSGDETVGRSPWGLAELSVALVTVVSPAQQQRLARFLRNLEARSLAAARIIDRYALQMTTTQGVTALLKSPVLQFVSSLTTGSPALAYLLAEQIPIEQLPLVLGKLQLAYDLFNLLAADNDDTTFDLLTLWPLLLDNPVAPDRNAWAFGHALLEYWTQNLTVEQLGVRFRHYCELG; encoded by the coding sequence TTGTTGAGAGCCCCCATGGCGATCGCCAATGTCCGTCTCCGCCCCTGGCAGGGAGTGGTTTTAGTGTTACCCATTGCGGGGGTAATAACCTTTTTGTTGGTGGCGGCCAGTTGGCAAATTAATGCTTGGCACTTGAACTGGATTTGGGCGGTGGTGGTACTAGTTTTCCTGGGCTGGCGCTGGCTGTTGGTGCGGTGGACAGCTCCTCTGGCAGCCCCCAATGGGGAAGCATCTTTCCCCGCTGTTTCCCTGGGAGCACCCACGACGGACGTTACCGTGGAGAAAATCGAGCAAGCGTTAAACAAGATTCTCCAAGCTTCCCGCCAAGACGTGCCAGTGTGGCAGGATTGGCCCTTGTTTTGGCAGAGATGTCAACAAGTGGTGACAGCAGTGGCCCAGACCTATTACCCGGAAGTTAAATACCCTTTACTAAATATTTATGTGCCAGATGCCTATGGTTTAATCCGGGGCACGGTGGATGATATGGACCGCTGGGTTGCCAACCTTTCCCCCACCCTCAATCAAGTCTCTTTGGCCCAGGTGTATCAATCCTACGAGGTTTACCAGAAGCTAGAACCATCCCTGAAAAAAATTTGGCAGGTGTGGTACTGGGGTCAGTGGGTGCTCAATCCGGTGGCGGCGGCGGCTCGGCTAGCCAGTCAACAAAGCAGTCAGCAGGCTACCCAACAATTGTTAGTCAATCTTAGTCAACAACTGCGGGAAGCGACTTTACGTACCCTCTGCCGTCAGGCGATCGCCTTGTATAATCCGGTCAGTGGTAATTTGCCGGACAATTTTGCCAGTGGGGGTAACCCAGTTCCGGGGCTAGTGAAGGCCAAAAGCCAGACTTTGCAAAATATTTTGTCCCAGGGGCAATCCCCCCAGGAAGTGGAGCAACAGCCGGTCAATATTTTATTGGTGGGACGCACTGGGGCGGGGAAAAGTAGCCTCATTAATGCCCTCTTTCAAACTAATTTGGCGGTAACGGATTTACTACCCAGCACCACGGAAATTACTAAGTATGAATGGCAAACTAAGGACGGCCAAACCCTGTTCCTCTGGGACAGTCCCGGTTATGAGCAGGGGCAACAGTCGGACTTAAGACAATTGGTGTTGGACTATGCCCAACGGGCCGACGTCATTTTGTTGCTCAATCCCGCTTTGGATCCGGCTTTGCAGATGGATGCGGACTTTGTGAAGGATGTCCAAACCCTGGCAGGAGAACGACCTTTAATCCTCTTGGTAACCCAGGTGGACCGACTGCGCCCTGTGCGGCAATGGCAACCCCCCTACGATTGGCGATCAGGAGATCAGGCTAAGGAAAAATCAATTCGGGAAGCGGTGCAATATCGGGTAGAGCAATTGGGCCAGTATTGTGAACAAATTTTGCCCATTGTGAGTGGGGATGAAACGGTAGGGCGATCGCCCTGGGGCCTGGCAGAACTTTCCGTGGCCCTAGTGACTGTGGTTAGCCCAGCCCAACAACAAAGACTAGCCCGCTTTTTGCGTAACCTAGAGGCCCGTTCCCTGGCGGCGGCCCGGATCATTGACCGTTATGCTCTGCAAATGACCACTACCCAAGGGGTGACAGCTCTGTTAAAAAGTCCAGTGTTGCAATTTGTTTCTAGTTTGACCACCGGTTCCCCAGCCCTGGCCTATCTACTGGCGGAGCAAATTCCCATTGAGCAACTGCCATTGGTGTTGGGCAAGCTCCAGTTAGCCTATGACCTATTTAATTTATTGGCGGCGGATAACGATGACACAACCTTTGATTTACTGACCCTATGGCCCCTATTGCTAGACAATCCGGTGGCCCCGGATCGCAATGCTTGGGCTTTTGGCCATGCCTTGTTGGAATATTGGACGCAAAATTTAACAGTGGAGCAGTTGGGGGTCAGATTTCGCCATTATTGTGAGCTAGGTTGA
- a CDS encoding type I glyceraldehyde-3-phosphate dehydrogenase, which yields MTRVAINGFGRIGRNFLRCWLGRTDSQLEVVGINDTSDPRTNAHLLRYDSMLGKLDADISADENSITVNGKTIKCVSDRNPLNLPWAEWNVDLVIEATGVFVTHEGATKHVQAGAKKVLITAPGKGPNIGTYVVGVNAHEYKHEEYEVISNASCTTNCLAPIAKVINDNFGIIKGTMTTTHSYTGDQRILDASHRDLRRARAAAVNIVPTSTGAAKAVALVIPELQGKLNGIALRVPTPNVSVVDLVVQVEKNTIAEQVNGVLKEAATTGLKGILDYTDLELVSSDFRGTDCSSTVDGSLTMVMGGDMVKVIAWYDNEWGYSQRVVDLAEIVAKNWK from the coding sequence GTGACTAGAGTAGCAATTAACGGATTTGGACGGATCGGACGCAATTTTCTCCGCTGCTGGCTGGGGCGCACCGATAGCCAGTTGGAAGTGGTCGGCATCAACGACACTTCCGATCCCAGAACCAATGCTCACCTTTTGCGCTACGACTCCATGTTGGGTAAGTTGGATGCGGACATCAGCGCCGACGAAAACTCCATTACCGTCAATGGCAAAACTATTAAATGTGTTTCCGACCGGAACCCCCTAAATTTGCCCTGGGCAGAATGGAACGTAGACCTAGTCATCGAAGCCACCGGTGTTTTTGTTACCCATGAAGGGGCCACCAAGCACGTTCAGGCCGGCGCCAAAAAGGTTTTAATCACTGCCCCCGGTAAGGGTCCCAACATCGGTACCTATGTGGTAGGGGTCAATGCCCACGAGTACAAACACGAAGAATACGAAGTCATCAGTAACGCTAGTTGTACTACCAACTGCCTCGCCCCGATCGCCAAGGTAATTAACGATAACTTTGGCATTATCAAAGGCACCATGACCACAACCCACAGCTACACCGGGGACCAACGGATCCTCGATGCTAGCCACCGGGATTTACGCCGGGCCCGGGCCGCCGCTGTTAACATTGTGCCCACCTCCACTGGTGCCGCCAAAGCAGTGGCCCTGGTAATTCCTGAACTGCAAGGAAAATTAAACGGCATTGCCCTGCGGGTGCCTACCCCCAACGTTTCCGTAGTCGATTTAGTGGTACAGGTAGAGAAAAATACCATTGCTGAACAGGTTAACGGGGTGCTGAAGGAAGCCGCCACCACTGGCCTGAAAGGAATTTTAGATTACACCGATTTGGAACTGGTCTCCAGCGACTTCCGGGGCACGGATTGCTCTTCCACGGTGGATGGTAGCCTCACCATGGTAATGGGCGGTGACATGGTTAAAGTAATTGCTTGGTACGACAACGAATGGGGCTATTCCCAACGGGTTGTCGACTTGGCTGAAATTGTGGCTAAGAATTGGAAGTAG
- the murB gene encoding UDP-N-acetylmuramate dehydrogenase, with amino-acid sequence MIISPATRPTPMEPPAIALAGTGTIIQPNTSLAEFTTYRVGGKAEWYAAPRSLEYLAAVLTWFQNQDLPLTFLGAGSNLLISDQGIGGLVVSTRYLRQSKFNEEQGLITVAAGEPIAKVGWQAAKRGWQGLEWAVGIPGTVGGAVVMNAGAHNQCTAETLVEATVMHPDGGLEILSNEKLGFSYRTSNLQKHLGGRLVVDATFQLKPGFTREEIMARTTSNLHQRKSTQPYDKPNCGSVFRNPTPLYSARLIEELGLKGYRIGGAEVSQRHANFIVNIDNAKAQDVFDLIFHVQGEVQKHHGILLEPEVKMLGDFTR; translated from the coding sequence ATGATTATTTCCCCCGCTACCCGTCCCACTCCCATGGAACCACCGGCGATCGCCTTGGCGGGGACAGGAACTATTATTCAACCCAACACAAGTCTGGCGGAATTCACCACCTATCGGGTGGGAGGTAAAGCGGAGTGGTATGCGGCGCCCCGTTCCCTGGAGTACTTGGCCGCTGTATTGACCTGGTTCCAAAACCAGGACTTACCGTTAACCTTTTTGGGGGCCGGCTCCAACCTGTTGATCAGTGACCAAGGCATTGGCGGGTTAGTAGTTAGTACCCGTTATCTGCGACAAAGCAAGTTTAATGAAGAACAAGGTTTAATTACCGTGGCCGCTGGGGAGCCGATCGCCAAAGTAGGTTGGCAGGCCGCAAAACGAGGTTGGCAGGGGCTGGAGTGGGCCGTGGGTATTCCCGGTACAGTGGGGGGCGCAGTGGTGATGAATGCCGGGGCCCACAATCAATGCACTGCGGAAACCTTGGTGGAAGCTACGGTAATGCACCCCGACGGCGGTTTGGAAATTTTGAGTAATGAAAAGCTAGGCTTCAGTTACCGCACTTCCAATTTGCAAAAACATTTGGGCGGACGCCTAGTGGTGGATGCCACCTTTCAGTTAAAACCAGGATTTACCAGGGAAGAAATCATGGCCCGCACCACCAGTAATCTCCATCAGCGCAAAAGTACTCAGCCCTACGACAAACCCAACTGTGGCAGTGTGTTTCGCAATCCCACTCCTCTCTACTCTGCCCGCCTAATCGAAGAATTGGGACTAAAAGGCTACCGCATTGGTGGGGCAGAGGTATCCCAACGTCATGCCAACTTCATTGTTAATATCGACAACGCTAAAGCCCAGGATGTGTTTGACCTCATTTTCCATGTACAAGGAGAAGTGCAAAAACACCATGGCATTTTGTTAGAGCCAGAAGTGAAAATGTTGGGAGACTTCACTCGTTAA